In Acinetobacter sp. CS-2, the sequence AAGGTATATTTAGGTATAAATACGATTAACTCTAATTGATTTTAATAATGTAAATGTGTAAAAATGGTTTTGTCGTAAGAGATATTTTGAATTAATTTTCAAATATATTTCTAAAGGTTTAATCATGAACAACTTAACTCGCAATACTGGAACTAATGACATGTTAAATGTATCAAAACCAGAAAATGTTGCTCAAATGTCACCTGTTGAACTTCAGAATTATATTGAAGAACTTCAACAACAACTAGTCGTTAAAGAAAATAAAGCTTTTCACGATGCTGTTAGTGCCATTAATGCAATCATTTCAGAAAAAATTACTGCCGATGGTGTTGTGGACATCCATACACTTAGTGAATATCTAAAAAACAACCACATTGATACCACAAAAGTTGAGCCTGTAAGACGTCAAAAACGTAAGCTTACGCATGAATGGGTTCACCGTGAAAACAACAGCTTACGTTGGGCTGGTCGCGGTCAAGTAATTAAATGGTTACGTGAAGAAATGATTGAAAAGGGTTTAGATCCTTCAGATAAAGAAGCTGTACGTAGTTATTGCGAACAAAATCTAGACCTTAAAGAGATTTAATCTTTAAAACTAGTGAAACCACCGTAAAAGGTGGTTTTTTTTTGCCATTATATAGTGTCGTTAAGCGATACCCTATTCTATTAGCTTTCAGCCGATAACAAGAAAATTTGCAATTGGTATATACTTAAACCGTTTTTATAAAGGTCACGTTATACAACGGACTAGTTTTAGTTAAATTTTGGTATATACATTATAAGTATATGTGACTATACCTTTGCTTATGTTTCGCTGGAGGCGATTAAATGTCATTCAAAACTCTATTATTAACTGGCTTATTATCTGTAGGTTTGGTTTTAGTTGGTTGTAGTAAAAAAGAAGAATCAACATCTCAATCAAAACCTATTCAACCAGATGAACAAATTGA encodes:
- a CDS encoding H-NS histone family protein gives rise to the protein MNNLTRNTGTNDMLNVSKPENVAQMSPVELQNYIEELQQQLVVKENKAFHDAVSAINAIISEKITADGVVDIHTLSEYLKNNHIDTTKVEPVRRQKRKLTHEWVHRENNSLRWAGRGQVIKWLREEMIEKGLDPSDKEAVRSYCEQNLDLKEI